A single genomic interval of Candidatus Jordarchaeales archaeon harbors:
- a CDS encoding enoyl-CoA hydratase/isomerase family protein, with protein sequence MKLEKKGPLAWIRIVYKGKPCLLNTSLLNELYDAFVKADRDDDVKAIILTSEGSDFCAGADLNELLKSDFESGLRWQSAYKRLIDIVRDTGKLVVACVRGACVAAGHELAMMCDLVVAGKSAKLGQPEIAVGSTALGGGVQLLPLIVGEKRARELLFTAKLLTAQEAYQLGLVNRVVEDSEAETEAEKLALEVVEKASPQAFRVIKSSLKFWTDLAMLNWQLARDVTAMVWATEEFKQRSKNFLEKKKTPPQKFTGITPK encoded by the coding sequence GTGAAACTGGAGAAGAAGGGGCCCCTAGCCTGGATTAGGATAGTGTACAAGGGGAAGCCGTGTCTGCTAAACACCTCCCTCCTAAACGAGCTCTACGACGCCTTTGTGAAAGCCGACAGAGACGACGACGTGAAAGCCATAATCCTCACCAGCGAGGGAAGCGACTTCTGCGCGGGAGCAGACCTCAACGAGCTCCTAAAAAGCGACTTCGAATCCGGGCTAAGGTGGCAGAGCGCCTACAAGAGGCTCATCGACATCGTCAGGGACACAGGAAAGCTCGTGGTCGCATGCGTGAGAGGAGCCTGCGTCGCCGCCGGCCACGAGCTCGCCATGATGTGCGACCTAGTAGTCGCCGGCAAGTCAGCCAAGCTGGGGCAGCCCGAAATAGCGGTCGGATCCACAGCGCTGGGCGGCGGAGTCCAACTCCTACCACTAATAGTCGGAGAAAAGAGAGCGAGAGAACTCCTCTTCACCGCCAAACTTCTAACAGCGCAGGAAGCCTACCAGCTCGGCCTAGTGAACAGGGTCGTCGAGGACAGCGAAGCAGAAACAGAAGCAGAGAAACTCGCACTAGAAGTCGTCGAGAAAGCAAGCCCCCAAGCATTCAGGGTAATCAAGTCCTCCCTAAAGTTCTGGACCGACTTGGCAATGCTAAACTGGCAGCTCGCCAGAGACGTGACAGCAATGGTCTGGGCAACCGAAGAATTCAAGCAGAGAAGCAAAAACTTCCTAGAAAAAAAGAAGACGCCACCGCAAAAATTTACAGGAATAACGCCGAAATAA
- a CDS encoding 3-hydroxyacyl-CoA dehydrogenase NAD-binding domain-containing protein: MRVEDIKVVGVLGAGTIGHGIAQVCARSGYEVVLFSRSEETLKRALTLIRSGAFGLERLVEKGRLAADEVEKIMSRIRATTSMRDFAGVDFVVEAVPEDVEVKKKVFSELDKICREEVVFASSTSAIMISDLASAVERKDRFIGMHWFNPAPVMKLVEVVRGALTSEETYRLTVELAKRLGKTPIEAKDVPGFFTTRFMICWFMEAIRLFEAGVAGIKEIDEMCKLAFSFPMGPFELMDFTGLHTALQVSEYIYRETREKRYAPPVTLKKLVLSGYLGDPKFNPGSRGGWYEFFGLKREERR; encoded by the coding sequence ATGAGGGTAGAGGATATTAAAGTAGTTGGTGTTCTGGGAGCTGGCACCATAGGGCACGGTATAGCTCAAGTGTGTGCTAGAAGCGGGTACGAGGTGGTGCTCTTCAGCAGGAGTGAGGAAACACTCAAGAGAGCGTTGACCCTGATAAGGTCTGGTGCCTTTGGCTTGGAGAGGCTCGTCGAGAAGGGGCGCCTGGCGGCGGACGAAGTTGAGAAGATCATGAGCAGGATTAGGGCGACAACCTCCATGCGGGACTTCGCAGGAGTCGACTTCGTTGTAGAAGCGGTGCCAGAGGATGTGGAGGTGAAAAAGAAGGTTTTCTCTGAGCTAGACAAAATATGCAGGGAGGAAGTGGTCTTCGCCTCAAGCACCTCAGCTATAATGATAAGTGACCTCGCGTCTGCCGTCGAGAGGAAGGACAGGTTCATCGGCATGCACTGGTTCAACCCGGCTCCCGTGATGAAGCTAGTGGAGGTGGTGAGGGGGGCACTGACGTCTGAGGAAACATACAGGCTAACAGTAGAACTGGCGAAGAGGCTTGGAAAGACACCGATAGAAGCAAAAGACGTGCCGGGATTCTTCACGACGAGATTCATGATCTGCTGGTTCATGGAGGCTATAAGGCTTTTCGAGGCCGGGGTAGCTGGAATAAAGGAGATCGACGAGATGTGCAAGCTCGCCTTCAGCTTCCCGATGGGCCCCTTCGAGCTAATGGACTTCACAGGGCTCCACACAGCGCTGCAAGTCAGCGAGTACATTTACAGGGAAACAAGGGAGAAGCGATACGCCCCGCCTGTAACCCTGAAAAAGCTAGTCCTTTCAGGCTACCTAGGCGACCCGAAGTTCAACCCTGGAAGCAGGGGCGGATGGTACGAGTTCTTCGGGCTGAAAAGAGAGGAGAGGAGGTGA